One window from the genome of Sphingomicrobium arenosum encodes:
- a CDS encoding translocation/assembly module TamB domain-containing protein has product MAAVEEGGATKRSLPKRAARRLGKELLTLFLILVGLAALGLLVLDSSIGHRFIADRIAAMEREDCLDIRIGRIEGSIYDNMVLRNVELRDPEGGFLTISRAEVDWSPLAWLYNDLHIDRLVADQVTLARLPALCPVERDPDDPILPGFDIHIGRLEVERLVVEEAVSGTAREGSLSGAITIRSGRALAKLQAALEGGDRLSLDLDAEPDADRFDLELAAEAPADGLLPALVGIEEPIALRVSGDGTWQSWTGKAMGRVGELRAIDLDVALADGVYSIDGRVDPSGLVEGTMAALVEGGVAVDADFTFEDGLVDGSAMLTSDALRMVAEGGVHLNDSRFVGLDVGVDVRRPDALFDGLGGERLRLVGSLDGAFSSFAYDYRLTSPELVVDAVTLYELSADGSGRWSRPPRRVPLTASASRVVGMGVEVEQILRNFQLETVLVVSDSNLRSENLRFRSDKTRGTGELVVDFDTGAIDFALNASLDQYLIPGLGLVDVETQLSLRPGSGGLQLDGRATARVTRLDNSFFASLLGGNPVIETRLARGNDGVIRFADTVLTSPLLDLRGSGMRRADGTFYFEGAGTHEGYGPLRVTVDGQISRPNVELFLESPNAALGLKDVTLNLDPSAAGFDYRAEGMSRFGPFTSKGEILLPPTGNAGQASIRVDDLSVAGSSGSGELAIVPGGFAGDLTLSGGEIEGVLRFSVPPGTPAGVSAQRIAMDLAFDNAAFPGPPAIAARSGTLDGVILLTEAGISSDFDFALQRATIAGLDFETVSGNGRLENGKGTIEASLVGRGRSDFSFDLVADVDMEVVQDPGQSIVLRGSGSLDGRRLALVSPARFEMVDGQWVLGDVDLRYGRGRARVSGLTDGGPIDIALSGLPLRLADLFAPDLGLSGTLSGTASYDPRTRQGEASMQVRNLSRAGLLLASRPIDMAINAKVQGDVAGARIVMENDGENIGRAQVRFSPLPEGNIATALMRAPMFAQFRFDGPAGTLWRLSNVELFDLTGPMAVALDARGSLLRPRISGTLKLDGAKLESPVTGTEIDNLDVTGRFRGSRLIIEQMSGTTDDGGRLTGSGDFVFLPGGIGIDLGLRADKAQLLNRDDISASVTGPLRIRSQSGNGGTISGDLTLVEGRYQLGMAGRVAAVPSLEVIERGTDPDELIEIERIAPWNLDVAVTGGPLFVKGLGLDSRWTTDVQIGGSVLEPRIRGTADLQSGEYSFAGRRFRVERGDIDFTGNSPPNPTLDILAVADGVGVDAEVRVTGNALNPNIQFASAGIADQDEILSRLLFGTSAANLSAAELVQLGAAVASLQGGGGGLDPINAVRSAIGLDRLRILPADVTTGQSTAIGAGKYITRRLYVEVITDGQGYTATQAEFQVTRWLAILATVNSVGRAGVNARFSKDY; this is encoded by the coding sequence ATGGCGGCAGTCGAGGAAGGGGGCGCGACAAAGCGCAGCCTGCCCAAGCGCGCGGCGCGGCGGCTCGGCAAGGAATTGCTGACGCTTTTCCTGATCCTTGTCGGGCTGGCGGCGCTCGGGCTGCTCGTGCTCGACAGCAGTATCGGTCACCGGTTCATCGCCGATCGTATTGCCGCGATGGAGCGCGAGGACTGCCTCGACATTCGCATCGGGCGGATCGAGGGGTCGATCTACGACAATATGGTGCTGCGCAACGTGGAATTGCGCGATCCCGAGGGCGGGTTCCTGACCATCAGCCGCGCCGAGGTCGACTGGTCGCCGCTCGCCTGGCTCTACAATGATTTGCATATCGACCGGCTCGTCGCCGACCAGGTGACGCTGGCGCGCTTGCCCGCGCTATGCCCGGTCGAGCGCGATCCCGACGATCCCATCCTGCCCGGCTTCGACATCCACATCGGGCGGCTCGAGGTCGAGCGGCTGGTGGTCGAGGAAGCCGTCAGCGGCACCGCGCGCGAGGGCAGCCTGTCGGGCGCCATCACGATCCGTTCGGGCCGCGCGCTGGCCAAGCTGCAGGCGGCGCTGGAGGGGGGCGACCGTCTGTCGCTCGATCTCGATGCCGAGCCCGATGCCGACCGCTTCGACCTCGAACTGGCGGCCGAGGCGCCCGCCGACGGGCTTCTGCCCGCGCTGGTGGGGATCGAGGAGCCGATCGCGCTGCGCGTGTCGGGTGACGGGACGTGGCAGAGCTGGACGGGCAAGGCGATGGGCCGGGTCGGCGAATTGCGCGCGATCGACCTCGACGTGGCGCTGGCCGACGGGGTCTATTCGATCGACGGGCGGGTCGATCCGTCGGGACTGGTCGAGGGCACGATGGCCGCGCTGGTCGAGGGCGGGGTCGCGGTCGATGCCGATTTCACCTTCGAGGACGGGCTGGTCGACGGCTCGGCGATGCTGACGAGCGATGCGCTGCGAATGGTGGCCGAAGGGGGCGTGCACCTCAATGACAGCCGCTTCGTCGGGCTCGACGTCGGGGTCGATGTGCGGCGCCCCGACGCTTTGTTCGACGGGCTCGGCGGCGAGCGGCTGCGGCTGGTCGGCAGCCTGGATGGCGCTTTCTCCTCCTTCGCTTACGATTATCGCCTGACCAGCCCCGAGCTGGTGGTCGATGCGGTGACGCTCTACGAATTGTCGGCCGATGGCAGCGGGCGCTGGTCGCGGCCGCCGCGGAGGGTGCCGCTGACCGCCAGCGCGTCGCGCGTCGTCGGCATGGGGGTCGAGGTCGAACAGATCCTCAGGAACTTCCAGCTCGAGACCGTGCTGGTGGTGAGCGACAGCAATTTGCGCAGCGAGAATTTGCGCTTCCGTTCGGACAAGACGCGCGGGACGGGCGAGCTTGTCGTCGACTTCGATACGGGGGCGATCGACTTCGCCTTGAATGCCTCCCTCGATCAATATCTCATCCCGGGGCTCGGGCTGGTCGATGTGGAGACGCAATTGTCGCTGCGGCCGGGCAGCGGCGGGCTCCAACTCGACGGGCGCGCGACGGCGCGGGTGACCCGGCTCGACAATAGTTTCTTTGCCAGCTTGCTGGGCGGCAATCCGGTGATCGAGACACGGCTGGCGCGGGGCAATGACGGGGTCATCCGCTTTGCCGACACGGTGCTGACCTCGCCGCTCCTCGACCTGCGCGGCTCGGGGATGCGGCGCGCCGACGGCACCTTTTATTTCGAAGGCGCGGGCACACATGAAGGCTATGGGCCGCTGCGTGTCACGGTCGACGGGCAGATCAGCCGCCCCAATGTCGAACTGTTCCTCGAAAGCCCCAATGCGGCGCTTGGCCTCAAGGACGTCACACTCAACCTCGATCCGAGCGCGGCGGGCTTCGATTATCGCGCCGAGGGGATGAGCCGCTTCGGGCCGTTCACGAGCAAAGGCGAGATCCTGCTGCCGCCGACGGGCAACGCGGGGCAGGCGAGCATCCGGGTCGACGACTTGAGCGTCGCGGGATCCTCGGGCTCGGGCGAGCTGGCGATCGTGCCGGGTGGCTTTGCCGGCGACCTGACCCTGTCGGGCGGCGAGATCGAGGGGGTGCTGCGCTTCTCGGTGCCGCCGGGCACCCCAGCGGGCGTCTCGGCGCAGCGGATCGCCATGGACCTCGCCTTCGACAATGCCGCCTTCCCCGGACCGCCCGCGATCGCGGCGCGCTCGGGCACGCTGGACGGCGTGATCCTGCTGACCGAGGCGGGGATCAGTTCGGACTTCGATTTCGCGCTGCAGCGCGCCACCATCGCCGGGCTCGATTTCGAGACGGTGAGCGGCAACGGGCGGCTCGAGAATGGCAAGGGGACGATCGAGGCGTCTCTGGTCGGGCGCGGGCGCTCGGACTTCAGCTTCGACCTCGTCGCCGATGTCGACATGGAAGTGGTGCAGGACCCCGGCCAGTCGATCGTGCTGAGGGGCTCGGGCAGCCTCGATGGGCGCCGCCTCGCGCTGGTCAGCCCGGCGCGGTTCGAGATGGTCGATGGCCAGTGGGTGCTGGGCGATGTGGACCTGCGCTACGGGCGCGGCCGGGCGCGGGTATCGGGGCTGACCGACGGCGGGCCGATCGACATCGCGCTGTCGGGGCTGCCCCTGCGGCTCGCCGACCTGTTCGCACCCGATCTCGGCCTGTCGGGCACGCTGTCGGGCACGGCCTCCTACGATCCGCGCACGCGGCAGGGCGAGGCGAGCATGCAGGTGCGCAATTTGAGCCGCGCCGGGCTGCTTCTCGCCTCACGGCCCATCGACATGGCGATCAACGCCAAGGTGCAGGGCGACGTCGCGGGGGCGCGCATCGTCATGGAAAATGACGGCGAAAACATCGGGCGCGCGCAGGTGCGCTTCTCGCCGCTGCCCGAGGGCAATATCGCGACCGCGCTGATGCGCGCGCCGATGTTCGCGCAATTCCGCTTCGACGGGCCGGCGGGGACGCTGTGGCGCCTGTCCAACGTCGAACTGTTCGACCTGACGGGGCCGATGGCGGTAGCGCTCGATGCGCGCGGTTCGCTCCTGCGCCCGCGTATCTCGGGGACGCTCAAGCTCGACGGCGCCAAACTCGAGAGCCCGGTGACGGGGACCGAAATCGACAATCTCGACGTGACCGGGCGCTTCCGCGGTTCGCGCCTCATCATCGAACAGATGAGCGGCACGACCGACGATGGCGGGCGCCTGACGGGCTCGGGCGATTTCGTCTTCCTGCCGGGCGGCATCGGCATCGACCTCGGCCTTCGTGCCGACAAGGCGCAATTGCTCAACCGCGACGATATTTCGGCGAGCGTGACCGGCCCGCTGCGTATCCGCTCGCAGAGCGGCAATGGCGGCACGATCTCGGGCGACCTCACGCTCGTCGAGGGGCGCTATCAGCTCGGCATGGCGGGCCGGGTGGCGGCGGTGCCTTCGCTAGAGGTGATCGAACGCGGGACCGATCCCGACGAGCTGATCGAGATCGAGCGGATCGCGCCTTGGAACCTCGATGTCGCGGTGACGGGCGGGCCGCTGTTCGTGAAGGGGCTGGGGCTCGACAGCCGCTGGACCACCGACGTGCAGATCGGTGGCAGCGTGCTCGAGCCGCGCATTCGCGGCACCGCCGACCTCCAGTCGGGCGAGTACAGCTTTGCCGGGCGGCGCTTCCGCGTCGAGCGCGGCGATATCGATTTCACCGGCAATTCGCCGCCCAACCCGACGCTCGACATCCTCGCGGTCGCCGATGGCGTGGGGGTGGATGCAGAGGTGCGGGTGACGGGCAATGCGCTCAATCCCAATATCCAGTTCGCCAGCGCCGGCATTGCCGACCAGGACGAGATCCTGTCGCGGCTCTTGTTCGGCACGTCGGCGGCGAACCTGTCGGCGGCCGAGCTGGTCCAGCTGGGCGCGGCGGTGGCGAGCCTGCAGGGCGGCGGCGGTGGATTGGATCCGATAAACGCGGTGCGCTCGGCCATCGGGCTCGACCGGCTGCGCATCCTGCCCGCCGACGTGACGACGGGCCAATCGACCGCGATCGGCGCGGGCAAATATATCACCCGCCGCCTCTATGTGGAGGTGATCACCGACGGGCAGGGCTATACCGCGACGCAGGCCGAGTTCCAGGTGACGCGCTGGCTGGCGATCCTCGCGACGGTCAATTCGGTCGGGCGCGCGGGTGTGAACGCGCGCTTCAGCAAGGATTATTGA